The following are encoded together in the Streptomyces rapamycinicus NRRL 5491 genome:
- a CDS encoding SDR family oxidoreductase has protein sequence MTTTYEPAPGTALEGKVAIITGGASGIGEAVGRIFAANRAKVLLVDIDGKRLQQVVGSIQSQGGACVGIEADVTEEEQVQSFFRTAMEEWGQVDLLVNSAGRDSLSPPVTEVTLEEWNKTIGPNLTAVFLCCREAFRIMERQPTGGRVINMGSSSARLASGPGHSPYRASKHGMMGFSKNILLEGKEKNIGVTVINPSHVKTPMTEIIDKGLYDGDIPAYLDGWLDDKELAEGIHASCIDVDNVAEVSLYVATRTPDVTIPQIALYPTHKAHRYGMEV, from the coding sequence ATGACCACCACCTACGAACCCGCCCCCGGCACCGCGCTGGAGGGCAAGGTCGCCATCATCACCGGTGGCGCCTCCGGCATCGGCGAGGCCGTCGGCCGGATCTTCGCGGCCAACCGGGCCAAGGTCCTCCTGGTCGACATCGACGGCAAGCGACTCCAGCAGGTCGTCGGCTCCATCCAGTCCCAGGGCGGCGCCTGCGTGGGCATCGAGGCCGATGTCACCGAGGAGGAGCAGGTCCAGAGCTTCTTCCGGACCGCCATGGAGGAGTGGGGCCAGGTCGATCTCCTCGTCAACAGCGCGGGCCGCGACTCCCTCTCACCCCCGGTGACCGAGGTGACGCTGGAGGAGTGGAACAAGACCATCGGCCCCAATCTGACCGCGGTCTTCCTGTGCTGCCGCGAGGCGTTCCGCATCATGGAGCGGCAGCCCACCGGCGGGCGCGTCATCAATATGGGCTCGTCCTCGGCCCGATTGGCATCCGGCCCCGGCCACAGCCCCTACCGCGCCTCCAAGCACGGGATGATGGGATTCAGCAAGAACATTCTCCTTGAGGGCAAGGAGAAGAACATCGGTGTGACGGTGATCAACCCGTCCCACGTCAAGACCCCGATGACCGAGATCATCGACAAGGGCCTGTACGACGGCGACATCCCCGCCTACCTCGACGGCTGGCTGGACGACAAGGAGCTCGCCGAGGGCATCCACGCCAGCTGCATCGACGTCGACAACGTCGCCGAGGTGTCCCTCTACGTGGCCACCCGCACGCCCGACGTCACCATCCCCCAGATCGCGCTCTACCCGACGCACAAGGCACACCGCTACGGCATGGAAGTCTGA
- a CDS encoding galactitol-1-phosphate 5-dehydrogenase, with protein MKAAVLQSEGVLTLTDIPAPAPVGDRSVLVRVGGVGVCGSDVLRFGRGKAYHYPLVLGHEFSAVVEEVPEGSRFRPGDRAAVFPLLPDPADPMTQIGEYAVGSGYDYYGSRRDGAMAEFLHVPEANLVPVARDVPLVHAAMVEPAAVALHAMLKFQLPAHATALVIGAGPIGALAAQWLRILGASEVYVADVDERKRAVMAGLGFPVIDASAGDTVDTVRELTGGRGVDCAVEASGLPATLVQAITAAAPLGQVTLLGDISGDLTLPRALVSSILRRELRVYGTWNSRITPAGRSEWDMVVHHLGRDLKVAPLISHTPSLEEAPAMFADMLERRTWYNKVVFAVADQAQAELIRPGVVGGAS; from the coding sequence ATGAAGGCAGCAGTACTGCAATCCGAGGGCGTCCTCACCCTCACCGACATCCCGGCCCCCGCCCCCGTGGGCGACCGCTCCGTCCTCGTCCGCGTCGGCGGTGTGGGCGTATGCGGCTCGGACGTGCTGAGGTTCGGCCGCGGGAAGGCGTATCACTATCCGCTCGTCCTGGGCCACGAGTTCTCCGCCGTGGTCGAGGAGGTGCCGGAGGGAAGCCGCTTCCGCCCCGGGGACCGCGCCGCGGTCTTCCCCCTCCTGCCCGATCCGGCGGATCCGATGACCCAGATCGGCGAGTACGCCGTCGGCTCCGGCTACGACTACTACGGGTCGCGGCGCGACGGCGCCATGGCCGAGTTCCTCCATGTGCCCGAGGCCAATCTGGTGCCGGTGGCGCGGGATGTGCCGCTGGTGCACGCCGCCATGGTGGAGCCCGCCGCGGTCGCCCTGCACGCCATGCTGAAGTTCCAGCTGCCCGCGCACGCCACCGCGCTGGTGATCGGGGCCGGTCCCATCGGGGCGCTGGCCGCCCAGTGGCTGCGCATCCTGGGCGCCAGCGAGGTGTACGTGGCCGATGTGGACGAGCGCAAGCGCGCCGTCATGGCCGGTCTCGGCTTCCCGGTCATCGACGCGTCCGCCGGGGACACCGTGGACACGGTCCGGGAGCTGACCGGCGGCCGGGGCGTGGACTGCGCGGTGGAGGCGAGCGGTCTGCCCGCCACCCTCGTCCAGGCCATCACCGCGGCGGCCCCGCTCGGCCAGGTGACGCTCCTGGGCGACATCTCCGGTGACCTGACCCTGCCGCGCGCCCTGGTCTCCTCGATCCTCCGCCGTGAGCTGCGCGTCTACGGCACCTGGAACTCCAGGATCACCCCGGCCGGGCGCAGCGAATGGGACATGGTGGTCCACCACCTGGGCCGCGATCTGAAGGTGGCGCCGCTCATCAGCCACACCCCGAGCCTGGAGGAGGCACCGGCGATGTTCGCCGACATGCTGGAGCGCCGCACCTGGTACAACAAGGTCGTCTTCGCGGTCGCCGACCAGGCCCAGGCCGAGCTCATCCGGCCGGGTGTCGTCGGAGGTGCGTCATGA
- a CDS encoding zinc-dependent dehydrogenase, with amino-acid sequence MRAAVLRRPGELAVEDVAEPTVVGDDLLVRVRAASICGTDLRIFKHGHFKIRDGQPRVLGHEVAGDVVAAGPRVTAFHPGMRVTVTPNVGCGRCDMCRHGYNNMCPDYEAFGISIDGGFQELLRVPGFAVQRGNVFEIPEGVSYAEAALVEPFSCCYSGQRGLRVGPEDVVVITGAGPIGAFHVLLGKLAGARKVIISNRSRPRLDLAARLGADVCVGVREQDLAEVVREHTGGRGADVVITAVSDPQVQAQAAELLAPLGRLNYFAGLGAARTIPLDTNAVHYKGLTLTGTTGSTNGDYGRCLRLVGERRVDLSPLVSEVFPLEKIHDAFGYAASGAGMKAMVTFDGDPHATTSRPAPAEGR; translated from the coding sequence ATGAGGGCCGCCGTTCTGCGCAGGCCGGGGGAGCTGGCGGTCGAGGACGTGGCCGAGCCCACCGTCGTCGGCGACGACCTGCTGGTGCGGGTCCGGGCCGCCTCCATCTGCGGCACCGACCTGCGCATCTTCAAGCACGGCCACTTCAAGATCCGCGACGGGCAGCCGCGGGTGCTCGGCCACGAGGTGGCGGGGGACGTGGTGGCGGCCGGGCCGCGGGTGACCGCGTTCCACCCGGGCATGCGGGTCACCGTCACCCCGAACGTGGGCTGCGGCCGCTGCGACATGTGCCGCCACGGCTACAACAACATGTGCCCGGACTACGAGGCGTTCGGCATCAGCATCGACGGCGGCTTCCAGGAGCTGCTGCGGGTGCCCGGCTTCGCCGTCCAGCGCGGCAACGTCTTCGAGATCCCCGAGGGCGTCTCGTACGCCGAGGCGGCCCTGGTGGAACCGTTCTCCTGCTGCTACAGCGGGCAGCGCGGGCTGCGGGTCGGCCCCGAGGACGTCGTGGTCATCACCGGCGCGGGCCCCATCGGGGCGTTCCATGTGCTGCTCGGCAAGCTCGCCGGGGCCCGCAAGGTGATCATCTCCAACCGCAGCCGGCCCCGTCTGGACCTCGCCGCCCGGCTCGGCGCCGATGTGTGTGTCGGGGTACGCGAACAGGACCTGGCCGAGGTGGTGCGCGAGCATACCGGCGGCCGGGGCGCGGACGTGGTCATCACGGCCGTGTCCGACCCCCAGGTGCAGGCGCAGGCGGCCGAACTGCTCGCCCCGCTCGGCCGGCTCAACTACTTCGCCGGCCTCGGCGCCGCGCGGACCATCCCGCTCGACACCAACGCCGTGCACTACAAGGGCCTCACCCTGACCGGGACGACCGGCTCCACCAACGGCGACTACGGCCGTTGTCTGCGGCTGGTCGGCGAGCGCCGCGTCGATCTGTCACCACTGGTCAGTGAGGTGTTCCCACTGGAGAAGATCCACGATGCCTTCGGCTACGCGGCCTCCGGGGCCGGGATGAAGGCCATGGTCACGTTCGACGGCGACCCCCACGCCACCACATCGCGCCCCGCCCCGGCAGAAGGCAGGTGA
- the glpK gene encoding glycerol kinase GlpK, producing the protein MTHRYVMAFDAGTTSIRAILFDKAGDIAAVASQEFPQIYPQPGWVEHNPLDIWNTQVTVAKQVLAQAECGSEDIAAIGVTNQRETVVVWDRATGEPVHHAIVWQDRRTAALCEELKARGLEEYVQRTTGLIIDAYFSATKVKWILDNVPGARQRAERGELAFGTVDSWLIWNLTGGAAHVTDYTNASRTMLFDITRLDWDQRLLDELDIPREILPEVRPTSELYGHTDESVLLGARIPVASAVGDQQGALFGQACFDPGSVKATYGTGASLVLNTGDSPVFSGSGMLTTIAWGVDGGVEYALEGLIFVAAASIQWLRDELQIVYDAEDTEYAALNVPDTNGVYVVPAFVGLAAPYWDQYARGAILGLTRGASRKHVIRATLESIAYQIRDVITCMEADSGLTTREIKVDGGATANNFLMQFQADILDVPVLRPTVIESSARGAAFLAGLATGFWQDREELSGTFRLERRFDCAMDRARADRLYAGWQKAVGCARDWEEH; encoded by the coding sequence ATGACCCACCGCTATGTCATGGCCTTCGACGCCGGCACCACCAGCATCCGGGCCATCCTCTTCGACAAGGCGGGCGACATCGCCGCGGTCGCCAGCCAGGAGTTCCCGCAGATCTATCCGCAGCCCGGCTGGGTCGAGCACAACCCGCTCGACATCTGGAACACCCAGGTCACCGTCGCCAAGCAGGTGCTGGCCCAGGCCGAGTGCGGCTCCGAGGACATCGCCGCCATCGGTGTCACCAACCAGCGCGAGACGGTGGTGGTCTGGGACCGCGCCACCGGAGAGCCCGTGCACCACGCCATCGTGTGGCAGGACCGCCGCACCGCCGCGCTGTGCGAGGAGCTCAAGGCCCGCGGCCTGGAGGAGTACGTCCAGCGGACCACCGGGCTGATCATCGACGCCTACTTCTCCGCCACCAAGGTGAAGTGGATCCTCGACAACGTCCCCGGCGCACGGCAGCGCGCCGAGCGCGGCGAACTCGCCTTCGGCACCGTCGACTCCTGGCTGATCTGGAACCTCACCGGCGGCGCCGCACACGTCACCGACTACACCAACGCCTCGCGCACCATGCTGTTCGACATCACCCGGCTGGACTGGGACCAGCGGCTGCTCGACGAGCTCGACATCCCCCGCGAGATCCTCCCCGAGGTGCGTCCCACCAGCGAGCTCTACGGCCACACCGATGAGTCGGTGCTGCTCGGCGCCCGGATCCCGGTCGCCTCGGCCGTAGGCGACCAGCAGGGCGCGCTGTTCGGCCAGGCGTGCTTCGACCCGGGCTCGGTGAAGGCCACGTACGGCACCGGGGCCTCGCTGGTCCTCAACACCGGTGACAGCCCCGTCTTCAGCGGCAGCGGCATGCTCACCACCATCGCCTGGGGCGTGGACGGCGGCGTCGAATACGCCCTGGAAGGGCTGATCTTCGTGGCCGCCGCCTCCATCCAGTGGCTGCGCGACGAGCTCCAGATCGTCTACGACGCCGAGGACACCGAGTACGCCGCCCTCAACGTCCCCGACACCAACGGCGTCTATGTCGTACCGGCCTTCGTGGGGCTCGCCGCCCCGTACTGGGACCAGTACGCGCGCGGCGCCATCCTCGGCCTGACCCGCGGCGCCAGCCGCAAGCACGTCATCCGGGCCACGCTGGAGTCCATCGCCTACCAGATCCGCGACGTCATCACCTGCATGGAGGCCGACTCGGGCCTCACCACGCGGGAGATCAAGGTCGATGGCGGGGCCACCGCCAACAACTTCCTCATGCAGTTCCAGGCCGACATCCTCGACGTCCCCGTGCTGCGCCCCACCGTCATCGAGTCCTCGGCCCGTGGCGCGGCCTTCCTCGCCGGGCTCGCCACCGGGTTCTGGCAGGACCGGGAGGAGCTGTCCGGCACCTTCCGGCTCGAGCGCCGCTTCGACTGCGCGATGGACCGCGCACGGGCCGACCGGCTCTACGCGGGCTGGCAGAAGGCGGTGGGCTGCGCCCGGGACTGGGAGGAGCACTGA
- a CDS encoding glucose-6-phosphate isomerase, translating to MSTTAPRPAVVTDFSLATGLSRTKKPLQRRMSAMAGMYADQEAAERLAEEDVLVYEFFDMGVPQSSGEVAYGTSITYPGKVGDEYFMTKGHFHSVLDTAEIYYCLRGRGLMMMENPEGDVQWQEFTPGQGVYVPGRYAHRSINTSPDEPLITFFAFPGHAGHDYGTIETKGFRKIVVERDGAPAVVDNPKWAR from the coding sequence ATGAGCACCACCGCCCCCCGCCCGGCCGTCGTCACCGACTTCAGCCTCGCCACCGGGCTCTCCCGGACCAAGAAGCCGCTCCAGCGCCGCATGTCCGCCATGGCCGGGATGTACGCCGACCAGGAGGCGGCGGAGCGCCTGGCCGAAGAGGACGTCCTGGTCTACGAGTTCTTCGACATGGGCGTCCCCCAGAGCTCCGGGGAGGTGGCCTACGGCACCAGCATCACCTACCCGGGCAAGGTCGGTGACGAGTACTTCATGACCAAGGGCCACTTCCACTCCGTGCTCGACACCGCCGAGATCTACTACTGCCTGCGCGGCCGGGGCCTGATGATGATGGAGAACCCCGAGGGCGATGTGCAGTGGCAGGAATTCACCCCCGGCCAGGGCGTCTACGTCCCCGGCCGGTACGCCCACCGCTCCATCAACACCTCGCCCGACGAGCCGCTGATCACCTTCTTCGCCTTCCCCGGCCACGCCGGACACGACTACGGCACCATCGAGACCAAGGGCTTCCGCAAGATCGTGGTGGAGCGCGACGGTGCCCCGGCGGTCGTGGACAACCCGAAGTGGGCGCGGTGA
- a CDS encoding phosphoglycerate dehydrogenase, translated as MTNRIAVTPRSLSQGGHPALAALEAAGYDLLFPTPGRQPTREEQLRFLPSCVGYLAGVEPITREVLAAAPGLKVISRNGVGVDSVDLTAAAERGVAVETAAGANAQGVAELAIALMLAGLRHIPPQDAALKADRWQRIRGREVAGRTLGVVGCGQIGRRVVRLGLGLGMSVRAFDAFPDPEFTPAGDFSYTTMDDLLARADAVTLHCPPAERPLIDKAAVAAMRPGAHLVNTARASLVDDGAVLDALEDGRLIGYATDVYDQEPPEPQELFHHPRVITTPHIGGYTGESVERATRAAVENLLRVLTVPS; from the coding sequence GTGACGAACCGGATCGCCGTCACGCCACGTTCGCTCTCCCAGGGCGGCCACCCCGCGCTGGCCGCCCTGGAGGCGGCGGGCTACGACCTGCTGTTCCCCACCCCCGGCCGCCAGCCCACCCGCGAGGAGCAGCTGCGGTTCCTGCCCTCGTGCGTCGGCTATCTCGCCGGGGTCGAGCCGATCACCCGCGAGGTGCTGGCCGCGGCCCCCGGCCTCAAGGTCATCAGCCGCAACGGCGTAGGAGTCGACTCCGTCGACCTGACCGCCGCCGCCGAGCGGGGAGTGGCCGTCGAGACCGCCGCCGGGGCCAACGCCCAGGGCGTCGCCGAACTCGCCATCGCCCTCATGCTCGCCGGGCTGCGCCACATCCCGCCGCAGGACGCGGCGCTCAAGGCCGACCGGTGGCAGCGGATCCGGGGCCGCGAGGTGGCCGGGCGCACCCTCGGGGTCGTGGGATGCGGGCAGATCGGCCGCAGGGTGGTCCGGCTCGGCCTCGGGCTCGGCATGTCCGTACGCGCCTTCGACGCCTTCCCCGACCCGGAGTTCACCCCCGCCGGGGACTTCTCGTACACCACGATGGACGATCTGCTCGCCCGCGCGGACGCGGTGACCCTGCACTGCCCGCCCGCCGAGCGGCCACTGATCGACAAGGCCGCCGTCGCGGCCATGCGGCCCGGCGCCCATCTGGTCAACACGGCCCGCGCGAGCCTGGTCGACGACGGCGCGGTCCTCGACGCCCTCGAGGACGGCCGGCTCATCGGGTACGCCACCGATGTGTACGACCAGGAGCCGCCGGAGCCCCAGGAGCTGTTCCACCACCCGCGCGTGATCACCACACCCCATATCGGGGGGTACACCGGGGAGAGTGTGGAGCGCGCCACCCGCGCGGCCGTGGAGAATCTGCTACGGGTACTTACCGTCCCTTCCTGA
- a CDS encoding MurR/RpiR family transcriptional regulator, with product MAVPADEAGNVLHLITSKLPYLPGALRQIGEYLLAHPRQAQSMTISQLASACGVAESTVSRFVRELGMDSYHSLRVSLAEATFATRSAAAGRDEEFVYEGILRGDEPPAIVGKIERSSRQTLAQTAKQVSGDAISRAVDLLHEADAVVFCCMGSSSIAAEEGVMRFTRAGKKCLLYRDQSVQVMLATILTPRDVLIGISDSGKSTAIVDAMRLARQTGATSIGITSVQDSPLAELSDVPLFTSNVAGEGLYGESVTSKWGQLLLIDILYATYAARHFDDTLHHLKETYEAGIRHSRSPGIPPVES from the coding sequence ATGGCTGTCCCGGCGGATGAGGCCGGCAATGTGCTGCACCTCATCACCAGCAAGCTGCCCTACCTACCGGGCGCCCTGCGCCAGATCGGCGAGTATCTGCTGGCCCACCCCCGGCAGGCGCAGTCGATGACCATTTCGCAGCTGGCCTCGGCGTGCGGCGTGGCCGAGTCGACCGTCTCCCGGTTCGTCCGCGAGCTGGGCATGGACAGCTATCACTCGCTCCGCGTCAGCCTCGCCGAGGCCACCTTCGCCACCCGGTCGGCCGCCGCCGGCCGGGACGAGGAGTTCGTCTACGAGGGCATCCTGCGCGGGGACGAGCCCCCCGCCATCGTGGGCAAGATCGAGCGCAGCAGCCGCCAGACGCTGGCCCAGACCGCCAAGCAGGTCAGCGGCGACGCCATCAGCCGGGCCGTCGATCTGCTGCACGAAGCGGACGCGGTGGTGTTCTGCTGCATGGGCTCCTCCAGCATCGCCGCGGAGGAGGGGGTCATGCGGTTCACCCGGGCGGGCAAGAAGTGTCTGCTCTACCGCGACCAGAGCGTGCAGGTCATGCTGGCCACCATCCTGACGCCACGGGATGTGCTCATCGGCATCAGCGACTCCGGCAAGTCCACCGCCATCGTGGACGCCATGCGGCTGGCCCGGCAGACCGGGGCCACCTCCATCGGCATCACCTCCGTCCAGGACAGCCCGCTGGCGGAGCTCAGCGATGTGCCGCTGTTCACCTCCAACGTCGCGGGGGAGGGGCTGTACGGGGAGTCCGTCACCTCGAAGTGGGGCCAGCTGCTGCTGATCGACATCCTCTACGCCACCTACGCGGCACGCCACTTCGACGACACCCTCCACCACCTCAAGGAGACCTACGAGGCGGGCATCCGCCACTCCCGTTCCCCGGGGATCCCGCCCGTGGAGAGCTGA
- a CDS encoding acyl-CoA dehydrogenase family protein yields the protein MPVDRLLPTREAEDLLDLVREIADKELALRVDGHERSETYPEGLFRLLGDAGLLGLPYPEEYGGGGQPYEVYLQVLEELAARWAAVAIATSVHTLAAFPLLTFGTTEQRERWAEDILGGRLIGGYSLSEPQAGSDAAALTCRAEKAPDGYRINGAKAWITHGGKADFYALFARTGPGSDGISCFFAPGHTDGLSFGRPEEKMGLHAIPTTSAFWDDALLATDRLIGGEGQGLHIAFQALDSGRLGVAACATGLAQAALDAAVGYAHERTAFGRRIIDHQGLGFLLADMAAAVDSARATYLDAARRRDHGRPYTRQASVAKLTATDAAMKVTTDAVQVFGGYGYTRDFPVERYMREAKIMQIFEGTNQIQRLIISRQLAP from the coding sequence ATGCCCGTCGACCGTCTGCTTCCCACCCGTGAGGCCGAGGACCTGCTCGACCTCGTCCGCGAGATCGCCGACAAGGAGCTCGCCCTCCGCGTCGACGGGCACGAACGCAGCGAGACCTACCCCGAGGGCCTGTTCCGCCTGCTGGGCGACGCCGGGCTGCTCGGCCTGCCCTACCCGGAGGAGTACGGCGGGGGCGGCCAGCCCTACGAGGTCTACCTCCAGGTGCTGGAGGAGCTGGCCGCGCGCTGGGCCGCCGTCGCCATCGCCACCAGCGTCCACACCCTCGCCGCCTTCCCCCTGCTCACCTTCGGCACCACCGAGCAGCGCGAACGCTGGGCGGAGGACATCCTCGGCGGCCGGCTCATCGGTGGGTACAGCCTGTCCGAGCCCCAGGCCGGATCCGACGCGGCGGCCCTGACCTGCCGTGCCGAGAAGGCCCCCGACGGCTATCGGATCAACGGCGCCAAGGCGTGGATCACCCACGGCGGCAAGGCGGACTTCTACGCGCTGTTCGCCCGCACCGGCCCCGGCAGCGACGGCATCTCCTGCTTCTTCGCTCCCGGCCACACCGACGGCCTCAGCTTCGGCCGGCCCGAGGAGAAGATGGGCCTGCACGCCATCCCCACCACCTCCGCCTTCTGGGACGACGCCCTCCTCGCCACCGACCGGCTCATCGGCGGCGAGGGCCAGGGGCTCCACATCGCCTTCCAGGCCCTGGACTCCGGCCGGCTGGGCGTCGCCGCCTGCGCCACCGGGCTCGCCCAGGCCGCCCTGGACGCCGCGGTCGGCTACGCCCATGAACGTACCGCCTTCGGCCGCAGGATCATCGACCACCAGGGGCTCGGCTTCCTGCTGGCCGACATGGCCGCCGCGGTCGACTCCGCACGCGCCACCTATCTGGACGCGGCCCGCCGCCGCGACCACGGGCGCCCGTACACCCGTCAGGCCAGCGTCGCCAAGCTGACGGCGACCGACGCCGCCATGAAGGTGACCACGGACGCCGTCCAGGTCTTCGGCGGCTACGGCTACACCCGCGATTTCCCCGTGGAGCGCTATATGCGCGAAGCGAAGATCATGCAGATCTTCGAGGGCACCAACCAGATCCAGCGGCTCATCATCAGCCGCCAGCTGGCCCCCTGA